From a region of the Nothobranchius furzeri strain GRZ-AD chromosome 12, NfurGRZ-RIMD1, whole genome shotgun sequence genome:
- the LOC107376117 gene encoding uncharacterized protein — MACYYIVISSTHLRDGQLRSIKGVFRGPIGASGHKSTEEGDSRFYCELCDKKYVRHQQYENHINSYDHHHKQRLKELKQREFYRALACRRQRRRREEKREERALRRAHQHDERRTRECAPGSGPMFRSTTVAIDPANQNSPGLERNWADFQCGATRGTKPQSQLIQRFLPLDPALETRLLTSSQWAFDRTDASHTTGAADDSCILTKTRLDHNSLTANPENSNCNKTSHFHNNPWALSYLNPMTHPGHPNTSHGTTSNGTNVTKTIATNPPESPSTNANDAGIRMMSSSLDVPLVPSRVRPVSFSLPKRSCALLHQSAAVFIQAGSELSRKQESPTIPEQVKTKEDKGADQQLKSSVSTDVNSVCVHLCDTGNQCSVNSKTATQHSKSAEKGPMGPPGTGAQIASCSPKEIGIIDDNGAPLSIWKDNETGTQVGGECATGAHIYFNSDIPGQTYDGVSTDSAQKVTDVEIYNQKKSNSLQQDKHLPCPDTSEPKMSNSCASRETKESLSETKPKESTSSPPNCSQTSTSTLPNRPKDPFCQVVSRDGSRVLLWPTEMVNYTKTSPSISYSVNPLLYDFRAHSRTKEGGAEQKEGLEKERERKKPSVVKQSDCQPRHGDTKGVKEVKIGEREEEAEGEQAGDVMEVVNHCDDSNTVLDVAGCHDESSLKFVPISTECHHAPALGLQKTAGRRRRRGGARRGTRRRGRRKRRAETDRKDSKKARRIMSPLFANQLLEEKGEEKLKREGNMKEERREKEPLSNLVANRLVGGREKKMRGEERGVRGDQMERERAGRNDEKRGELLSNLPVNRCNRCNQLCLQVKREASQHQSQQSATGWGQGLRKLHCRGAACDSVISPVCQSVTEMPRCPRITPHPAENDKGTGMMQKNTHAGKEEGQRDEEQRNQRRIEIRAAQDVEENTCKPAISGVTFSCRDTACEEEICLVLKPHRGTASDPAISLVPASFSGTACSQRQTLPAGRGNAVIAQSPRCSAQQTESELRITSPCADVTLLARSLSETSQRAKKRKAGPLEPATLRKKRRRGRRQTRRFVNVLMQRQKIIEAGLTSDLSVAETCTNELSSDTAPKCCPAAKSTDLCLLCQKPTTDGTLSRNATDKLCCCDDGKGSRGSANGCSPELAPSGGKGTHGSDWHTCDTPTHTRQDDGEPIKDTAICGASCNISRNKNDENDANVVRNGQVHEADASDGPVLDTPLQAICADYFICSTADSCQSKNKHMDDETKSNICSTDGTLDPDCVSIDENKPQCPAPLTHTPSDSGGDHKCCRGVDQSDADGGQCDGFTGNPDYNRRGNAVNNSSSSRNEAERVLRREQREDERVREQQSKEEEERNQQERRVREKQEEWEKEWVKRKEKEEKERDRRKEMEFEHLFSEKRFPHHLPFQCIPLHTPLLLQPSLSSSSSFSIHHTFIQHHLSLLPPPSQLPVSSYPHLLPSFSSHLSPLALSPSPAPPPPPPLPHSFYASSPIPLLDGPGPFPLAAAFHPMQSHHPPLYPPPHPAVLPLQVLF, encoded by the exons TGCTCCAGGTTCTGGTCCCATGTTCCGGTCCACCACCGTGGCAATAGACCCGGCGAATCAGAACAGTCCAGGCTTGGAGCGTAACTGGGCTGATTTCCAGTGTGGTGCCACACGGGGAACAA AACCTCAGTCCCAGTTGATACAGCGGTTCCTACCCTTGGACCCTGCTCTGGAAACCAGACTCCTGACCAGCAGTCAGTGGGCGTTTGATCGAACTGATGCCAGCCACACCACAGGTGCTGCTGATGATTCCTGCATCCTCACAAAGACCCGTTTGGACCACAACTCCCTCACAGCCAACCCTGAAAACTCTAACTGCAACAAGACCAGCCACTTCCACAACAATCCCTGGGCTCTGAGTTACCTAAACCCCATGACTCACCCTGGTCACCCCAACACCTCCCATGGCACCACCAGTAATGGTACAAATGTCACCAAAACTATAGCAACCAACCCTCCAGAGAGCCCCAGCACCAACGCCAATGACGCTGGTATCCGAATGATGAGCTCTAGCTTAGACGTCCCTTTGGTCCCGAGCAGAGTCCGTCCTGTGTCCTTCTCGCTTCCCAAACGGAGCTGCGCCCTCCTGCACCAATCTGCTGCTGTCTTCATCCAAGCTGGTTCTGAACTGTCAAGAAAACAAGAAAGCCCAACAATTCCAGAACAAGTGAAAACCAAAGAAGACAAAGGTGCTGATCAGCAGCTGAAATCTTCAGTATCTACAGACGTAAACAGTGTTTGTGTGCATCTCTGTGACACTGGAAACCAGTGTAGTGTGAACAGTAAAACTGCAACCCAGCACTCCAAGTCTGCTGAGAAGGGACCCATGGGACCTCCTGGGACTGGAGCCCAGATTGCTTCATGCAGTCCCAAAGAGATTGGGATTATTGATGACAACGGAGCCCCATTGTCTATATGGAAGGACAACGAGACTGGAACCCAAGTCGGTGGAGAATGTGCCACTGGAGCTCATATTTATTTTAACAGTGACATTCCGGGGCAGACTTATGATGGTGTAAGCACGGATTCAGCACAAAAAGTCACTGACGTTGAAATCTACAATCAGAAAAAGTCTAACTCACTCCAACAAGACAAGCATCTACCTTGCCCTGACACAAGTGAGCCTAAAATGTCCAATTCTTGTGCTTCAAGGGAGACCAAAGAGTCTTTAAGTGAAACGAAACCCAAAGAATCAACCTCCTCTCCACCTAACTGCTCCCAAACATCAACATCCACCCTTCCAAACAGGCCCAAAGATCCTTTTTGTCAAGTTGTCAGCAGAGACGGAAGCAGGGTTCTCCTCTGGCCCACAGAGATGGTCAACTACACCAAGACTTCCCCCTCAATATCCTACAGCGTCAATCCTCTCCTGTACGACTTCAGAGCTCACAGCAGGACCAAGGAGGGGGGTGCAGAACAGAAAGAAGGGCTGGAGAAAGAGAGGGAAAGAAAAAAGCCATCTGTGGTCAAACAATCTGACTGCCAACCACGGCACGGAGATACGAAGGGAGTGAAAGAGGTGAAGATAGGTGAAAGGGAAGAGGAGGCTGAAGGTGAACAGGCAGGAGATGTCATGGAAGTCGTCAACCATTGTGACGACAGCAACACAGTTCTGGATGTCGCTGGCTGCCACGATGAAAGCTCTTTAAAATTTGTTCCCATTTCCACAGAATGCCATCACGCCCCAGCACTAGGCCTTCAAAAAACAGccgggaggaggagaaggaggggagGGGCGAGAAGGGGAACAAGAAGGAGGGGAAGGAGGAAAAGGAGAGCAGAGACAGATAGAAAAGATTCCAAAAAAGCAAGGAGGATAATGAGTCCTCTTTTTGCAAATCAGCTGTTAGAAGAGAAAGGGGAAGAAAAGTTGAAAAGAGAGGGCAACAtgaaagaggagaggagagaaaaggAGCCATTAAGTAATCTTGTTGCAAATCGGCTGGTAGGAGGGAGAGAAAAGAAGATGAGGGGAGAGGAGCGAGGGGTAAGAGGAGATCAGATGGAGCGAGAGAGGGCAGGTAGAAATGACGAGAAGAGGGGCGAGCTATTAAGTAATCTTCCTGTGAATCGGTGTAATCGGTGTAACCAGCTGTGTCTGCAGGTGAAAAGGGAGGCCAGCCAGCATCAATCCCAGCAATCAGCCACCGGATGGGGCCAGGGGCTCAGAAAGCTCCACTGCAGGGGTGCAGCATGCGACTCAGTGATTAGCCCCGTCTGCCAGTCTGTTACAGAGATGCCACGCTGTCCCAGAATTACACCCCACCCTGCTGAGAATGACAAAGGGACGGGGATGATGCAAAAAAACACGCACGCAGGGAAGGAGGAAGGGCAGAGGGATGAGGAGCAAAGGAATCAGAGGAGGATCGAGATAAGAGCCGCTCAGGATGTCGAGGAAAACACGTGTAAGCCGGCGATTAGCGGTGTTACTTTTTCCTGTCGAGACACAGCGTGCGAGGAAGAAATTTGTCTTGTTCTTAAACCTCACAGAGGAACAGCAAGCGATCCAGCGATTAGCCTGGTCCCTGCTTCCTTTAGTGGAACAGCGTGCAGTCAGAGACAAACACTACCTGCAGGACGAGGCAACGCTGTGATAGCTCAGAGCCCACGCTGCTCTGCACAACAGACAGAAAGTGAGCTGAGAATTACTTCTCCGTGCGCAGACGTGACCCTTCTCGCCCGTTCCCTTTCTGAGACGTCGCAGAGAGCCAAAAAGAGGAAGGCGGGACCGCTGGAGCCCGCCACACTGAGGAAGAAACGGAGGAGAGGGAGGAGACAGACAAGGAGATTCGTCAATGTTTTGATGCAAAGGCAGAAAATAATTGAAGCTggtttgacctctgacctcagtgTGGCTGAGACCTGCACCAATGAGCTCAGTTCAGATACCGCACCAAAGTGCTGTCCAGCTGCCAAATCAACTGATCTCTGCTTACTGTGTCAGAAACCAACCACGGACGGAACGCTGAGCCGTAACGCCACCGACAAACTCTGCTGCTGCGATGACGGAAAAGGCAGCAGAGGCAGCGCTAATGGCTGCAGTCCTGAGTTAGCTCCCTCAGGAGGAAAAGGGACACATGGCAGTGACTGGCACACCTGTGACACACCGACTCACACAAGGCAGGATGATGGAGAGCCTATCAAGGACACAGCCATCTGCGGTGCTTCTTGTAATATTTCCCGCAACAAAAATGATGAAAATGATGCAAATGTTGTCAGAAACGGTCAGGTGCACGAGGCTGATGCGAGCGATGGGCCTGTCTTGGACACACCTTTGCAGGCGATCTGTGCAGATTATTTCATATGTAGCACTGCTGACTCATGTCAGAGTAAAAACAAGCACATGGACGATGAAACTAAGAGCAACATCTGCAGCACTGACGGCACGCTTGACCCTGATTGTGTCTCTATTGATGAAAACAAACCGCAGTGCCCCGctcctctcacacacactccGTCTGATTCAGGAGGCGATCACAAATGCTGCAGGGGCGTTGATCAGAGTGATGCTGACGGTGGTCAGTGTGATGGTTTCACTGGTAATCCTGATTATAATCGCCGTGGTAACGCGGTTaataacagcagcagcagcagaaatgaaGCTGAACGTGTACTCAGGAGAGAGCAGAGGGAGGATGAAAGAGTCAGGGAGCAGCAGAGCAAAGAAGAAGAGGAGAGAAATCAGCAGGAGAGGAGGGTGAGGGAGAAGCAGGAAGAGTGGGAGAAAGAGTGGGTGAAGAGGAAGGAAAAGGAGGAAAAAGAACGAGATAGGAGGAAGGAGATGGAGTTTGAGCATCTATTTTCGGAGAAGAGGTTTCCCCATCACCTCCCCTTTCAGTGCATCCCTCTCCacactcctctcctcctccagccatccctctcctcttcctcctctttctcCATTCACCACACCTTCATCCAACATCACCTCTCCCTCCTACCACCTCCATCTCAACTTCCTGTCTCCTCCTACCCTCACCTGCTTCCTTCTTTCTCCTCACATCTCTCCCCTCTCGCTCTCAGTCCGTCCCCAgctccaccacctcctcctcctctccctcattCTTTCTACGCCTCCTCTCCAATCCCGCTCCTGGACGGCCCTGGTCCTTTTCCCTTAGCGGCAGCGTTTCATCCCATGCAGAGCCATCACCCTCCTCTGTACccgcctccacatccagcagtctTACCCTTACAGGTGTTGTTCTGA